In Halogeometricum sp. S1BR25-6, a single genomic region encodes these proteins:
- a CDS encoding DUF7289 family protein, whose amino-acid sequence MTRGFGADRRAVSSTVGVVLILGLTLMGTGLLVGVGSVALTTTQETIDVERAEQSMTQFDSVAAMVGLGQTARESVELRSSADGQYVVSPDDGWVRITHHNYSGDADEELYNASLGSVSYRTESAVVTYQGGGVWRRSEGGGVSMVSPPEFHYRDATLTFPVVRVRNADSASGRVRAVVSRDGDLSRVYPRPNESGTGWETYDDGAATYRNPVQNGSVSVTVHSEFYRGWAEYFRTRTTGNVSVDDDNRTATLELATVGMVGSFDLPMKNQPVEVRGMASAHPIRTFEVSLAKANGGSNNMDFSFYATKGAREYETVVHVPKGVGNVCKNDKEVDLTMVVYYRDGTGGQHVWTNDSIPAEGGPVALDCATETITVNYTSDLLLTYDGPGATGETALTWDDDVASSASFNHTGTDGENVTFVSGNRTTSRHLTRHYVSFFAPDFDLTVWHGPGNSGKARLDVDESTGNLEYETSSGSRYITFLHVTENNVTVELE is encoded by the coding sequence CATCCTCGGACTGACGCTCATGGGCACCGGCCTCCTCGTGGGCGTTGGGTCTGTCGCGCTGACGACGACGCAGGAGACGATCGACGTCGAACGCGCCGAGCAGTCGATGACGCAGTTCGACTCCGTCGCGGCGATGGTCGGACTGGGCCAGACCGCCCGCGAGTCGGTCGAACTGCGGAGTTCCGCGGACGGGCAGTACGTCGTCTCGCCGGACGACGGCTGGGTGCGAATCACCCACCACAACTACTCCGGCGACGCCGACGAGGAACTGTACAACGCCTCGCTGGGTTCCGTGAGCTACCGGACCGAATCGGCCGTCGTGACGTACCAGGGCGGCGGCGTCTGGCGGCGCAGCGAGGGCGGCGGCGTCTCGATGGTGTCGCCGCCGGAGTTCCACTACCGCGACGCGACGCTCACGTTCCCCGTCGTCCGCGTGCGCAACGCCGACTCCGCGTCCGGGCGCGTCCGAGCGGTCGTCTCGCGGGACGGTGACCTGTCGCGCGTCTACCCCCGCCCGAACGAGTCGGGGACGGGGTGGGAGACGTACGACGACGGCGCGGCGACGTACCGCAACCCCGTCCAGAACGGGTCGGTGAGCGTGACCGTCCACAGCGAGTTCTACCGCGGGTGGGCGGAGTATTTCCGCACCCGGACCACCGGGAACGTCTCGGTCGACGACGACAACCGGACCGCGACGCTCGAACTCGCGACGGTCGGGATGGTCGGGTCGTTCGACCTGCCGATGAAGAACCAACCCGTCGAGGTGCGCGGGATGGCGTCGGCCCACCCGATACGGACGTTCGAGGTGTCGCTGGCGAAGGCGAACGGCGGCAGCAACAACATGGACTTCTCGTTCTACGCGACGAAGGGTGCGAGAGAGTACGAGACCGTCGTCCACGTCCCGAAGGGCGTCGGGAACGTCTGCAAGAACGACAAGGAGGTCGACCTGACGATGGTCGTCTACTACCGCGACGGGACGGGCGGCCAGCACGTGTGGACGAACGACAGCATCCCCGCCGAGGGCGGCCCGGTGGCGCTCGACTGCGCGACGGAGACGATAACGGTCAACTACACGAGCGACCTGTTGCTGACCTACGACGGGCCCGGCGCGACGGGCGAGACGGCGCTGACGTGGGACGACGACGTCGCTTCCTCGGCGTCGTTCAACCACACGGGCACCGACGGGGAGAACGTCACGTTCGTCTCCGGCAACCGGACGACGAGCCGTCACTTGACCCGTCACTACGTGAGTTTCTTCGCGCCGGACTTCGACCTGACAGTGTGGCACGGTCCCGGAAACAGCGGGAAGGCGCGCCTCGACGTCGACGAGTCGACCGGGAACCTGGAGTACGAGACGTCCTCGGGGTCGCGGTACATCACATTCCTGCACGTCACCGAGAACAACGTCACCGTCGAGTTGGAGTAG